The DNA sequence CGGCGGCTTATCCTCGCCCCTGATCAGTGTTTTTATTATCTCCATCTGTAGGTCATCCGTATCCTGAAACTCATCGACTAACACCTGTTTGAATTTCATCCTGTAATGATCAGCGATATTTCTTTTTTCTCTCAACAAAGTCATCGTTTTATGCAGCAGTCCGTTGTAGTCGAGCGCCGCCGCGCCGCTCAAAACCGAATCATATTCTCGAAAAATTTTCTCTGTTAAATCTTTGGCTCCCATGTGCAGCGTTGACAATATGTCTATATCCGCTAGTCTGACAGATTCTTTCCCGCCCGGAATGAATTCGAGAACCCGGTTTCTAATAATTTTTAGTGACTCCTTCGCCTGTTTGAATTCACCGTTTTCCCATGAACTCTTGCTCCCGGCTTTCAATACAATAGAGCCCGCAATTTCAAACAAGATATCCAGCTTCGATCCCATCGGTGTTCCGTCTTGCAGTTTGGAGCGGGCATCGAGCACTTTAAGCCGAATTTTCGCTATAGCGTCTGTGTCATTCAGCGGGACACACTCCGAAAGATTTTCAAACGCCACCGTTAGCTCCGGCGCAGTGAAAAATTCGTTAAATTCCTCATTGAACATATCTTCCACCGCCTCCTCCAATTTCCCGGCGGCAGCCAGCTCACTGACTCTCGACAATGCGCCTGAAAGCCTGTATCTGTCTCTGAGAGCGGTCTCAGACAAACTCCGAACTCCGGGCAACCCGATATAGCGAATCAACGTTCTACCGCTTTCCTCCTCGCCGCGCAGAAATTCCGAGACGACCCTTCGAATTACCTGATCCGCTATTATCGAAGATTCATTCGATTCGAGTACCCGGAATGATGGTTCTAATCCCGCTTCTAATGAGTAGCTTTTCAATACAGACTGGCAAAAGCTGTGTATAGTTGAAATAGGAGCGGATTCAATCGTAGCGAGAGCGCTCTCGGCAAAATTTTTCTTAGTGTTGGAGGCGGGTTTATTAATGACTTCAATAAGCCTTTCCCGAACGCGTGATTTCAGTTCCGCAGCCGCTTTTTTTGTAAAGGTTATGGCAAGGATTTCATCCGTTTTAGCTGCTCCGGTGAGAATAATCTCCATATACCTTTCAACAAGAACCCGTGTTTTACCCGAGCCGGCTCCCGCTGAAATCGCCATCGGCTGTTCCGGATGCTCTATCGCTTTTTTCTGCTGTTTATCTAATTCCATGAAGAAGTTCAATATACTCAGCATCGTATTCGGTTGCAATTGCCACTCTGAGAAATATCGAGAAAGCTCAGATAAATGTTGCCCCCAAAAGGAGGTGGGCTTGATTAGAAGCAGCCGTCTACCGGAACGGGATTCCGACCTGTCCGACTAACCAGCCCGCCCGTCTGACCGCTTGCCGGGCAGGACATCGGTCTGGCGGGTGCCAGGTGGATCGGAAACCCTTAAAAGGGTTCCATGATAATTCTTTATCCACACTAACCCCCGACTTAAGTCGGGGGTTAAGAAGATGTGTCTGTAACAAGTAAACTGTTTTTCCCGAAGGGATGCCTTCGGCAAACAGTTTATCCGGTAGAATTGGAGTGCGTGTTGACTTGTGTCGAAGACACTCTCCGAGGAAGTCCTTCGTGGCCTTCGGAGTCTGCTTTACGCTTCGTTCAGAAAAGTTGTGCCTCTAATGCCTTTTCCGCTCCCGGAGTAATTCGATTGATCAAAATATGTAGAAGTTCTGGTATGGATAATTATACATTGAAGCAGCCGACAGGATAAAGAAATTAGTTTATAAAACTCAGAGCAATCGAGGTTCTATTATCACTGTAAACATAGATTTATATATCAACAGTTTCTATTACCAGCTCACGCTCTGGATTTTAACCGCATTTATATTAGGCATCATATCGTACAAATTTAAATTTCTTGACTACAGCGGGCTGACAGCGGCAATGACGGTCGGAACTTTGATATTCATATCCGGTGGATTCAGATGGATTCTGCCATTGGTTTTGTTTTTCCTTCTTTCCAGCATTCTTCCTCGTTTGGGAACGCTGTTCAACCTGCGTGAACGAACCCGCCATCCCCCCCGTACCGCTATGCAGGTAACTGCAAACGGAGGAATCGCCGCGCTCGCAGCGTTTGTGTATATATTCTATCCTCATGAAGGTTTGCCTTTGATTTTCCTCGGAAGTCTCGCTGCGGCAACTTCAGACACCTGGAGCACTGAAATTGGTTCTTTCTCCCGGACTCGACCACGTCTGATAACGAATTTCAAACATGTCTCGAAGGGAACCTCCGGGGGATTATCACTTACAGGAACTTTAGGCGGAATTGCCGGAGCTTTCGCTCTGACCTTGAGCGGAACTCTTCTCTATCCCGTTAAGGCAGCCGTATATTTCGCATCCGCCGAATCGGCAGCTGTGTTATTAGGAGGAGTTATCGGAAATCTGACCGACAGTCTGCTCGGTGCTACCGTTCAGTCGAAATACGCCTGTGTTGTTTGCGGCAAAGTTACCGAAGAGCGCAACCATTGCGGCAAAGCGACAACGCGTTTTGCCGGGTTTAAATGGATCGATAACGAGATGGTGAATTTACTCTGCTCACTCAGCGGCGGACTCTCCGCTGTTCTGATATGGGGTTTAATAAAGTGAAAAGCCCACGAACAAAAGTTCGCGGGCTCGTCGGGAGGAATTAAAACTATTACATCATTGGCTTTGGAACTGCTACCTCGGTCCATTTCCGGCCATCCTTTACAAGAATTTTGGTCGGCTTGATCGATTGTGATTCCGCGTGATACTCTCCCGTGATCTTTACTCGTTTGCTCATATAATCTGCCATGCCGGGAGCTATCACAAGCAGGTTATAAACCTTTCCGTCCTTGGCGGCTACGCCGACAGGCTGTCCTCTTTTTGCGCAGGCAACGGCGCACATTTGATGAGTTTCACCTTTTGCTCCGCCCATATAACACGTTACGTCTACGAGTTCTCCTTCAACGGTTTTATCCTCCGCATACAATGAGACCGTCGCAAGCATCACAAGAATCACTACTGCAGTTGATTTGAATATTTTCATTCTATTTCCCCTATTTTGTCTGTTATCTGATTGTCTAATTAAGTGCATTATACTTTAGCATGCCACAATATATATGTAACCGATATTACAAAGGAATCATATTACCGAATTATTCGGATTGGCACTGCTTCCTATTCTGCATATTTCAACAAAATCGCACGGTGTTTTGCAATCTTTAGGCTCAACCGGAAATTTACCTATGTTAATGTTTCTGACATATTCTCCCGCATACTCTTTCGTAACTTTAAAAGCATCGGCCCATGAAATTCCTTTATCTTTTCTCGCACTGTCATATATGTACGTTTGCGTCAGATTCTTTAAACCGTAATACTGTCCCGACAGAGGCTTAGAATTATATCGGTTTAAAATCAACTTCCGGACTGCTTCCACATAGAGCGGTAACTGAAGGGCAATGCCGTTTAATATTTTTTCCCTGTTTGGAATCGAACTTCCCGATTTATAGTCGATGATCGAAAATTCGCTTTTATCGGCGTTCGCGTCAATTCTGTCTATCCTTCCTCTCAGATTTACTGGGAATTCTTCATCCTCCAACTGAAGAACCGCATCGGTGGAATACTCTGAATCCTCGTTTTTGACGTTCATGCCGAAACTTAATTCAACCGCAAGAGGAGACATAGCTGAAGGCTGTTGTGAGTCTTCCTTTTCCAGAAAACTCAGGAGAGCGTTCATTGCCTCCTTCACCTCCAATTCCCATAGAATCGGAGCTATCCCCGGCTGTTCTAATTCTTTTTCTCCCGCGATCTCCGATATCAATTCAGACATTGTTATCTTTTTTTCTTCAATATCATCACTCAGTTCACCTTTTATGGCGAGAGTGTAATACCTCTTCAAAACCTCATGATAGAACGAACCCCTGTCCAGCGGGGAGACGTCCTCTTCCAATTCATCGACTTTGCCGAGTTTCCAGATCTGTTCAACAAGATAAAAAAACGGGCATTTCCCGTATCGCTCCAGCTCTGTGGCGGACCATCTGTCTTTTTCAGATTGAATCCCGGCAAGAAGCTTCAGCGCCTGTGAGTCTTCAATAATACCCGAATATGAAGGTGAACGCACAGCTTGTCTCCGGGTCGCCTCGAACATATTTTCGAGTACTTGAACTTTCGATTTTTCAACAGCTACATCGCCTAAGTTATTCCATTCGGATTTACCTACGGATGTCAGCGCCCGTAATATCTCATCGTCGCTCACTGAAGGAAAAGATGAGTCGTGAAATTTTCTTACTCCGCCGCTTTCAAGAGCGAGCTCTTCTCCGTCGGTGAGGCTGTCATAAACCCGCTCGGTTTCCCCGACAAAGATCGATCGCGGCAGCTCGCGACCCTCAGAATCTACAGTAGGATAGCAGAGAAAAACCTGTTCGTCAGCTCTGCTGAGTGCGATATAGTAAAGTAATCTTTCTTCATCCTGTATCGATTCGGTGTTTTTTTCCAGCATCGTGAACAGCTTGTCGTCAATTATCTTTCTGACGCGGTTGCTTATGATGCGGGTAGAATGCTTTTCCACCGGGAATTCCTTTTCAGTCAAACCGCAAATGAAGACCGTGTTAAACCTTATCCAGCGGGCGCTCATGACGTCCATGACTTCGACTCCGCCGGGTTCAGCTTCATCGCCATGAATCTTCTTATTTTCTATTGCCATGTTCAGAAACCGTATGAACTCCGAATACTTCAAACTCTTCCCGGATAAATTATCA is a window from the Candidatus Neomarinimicrobiota bacterium genome containing:
- a CDS encoding DUF92 domain-containing protein gives rise to the protein MEAADRIKKLVYKTQSNRGSIITVNIDLYINSFYYQLTLWILTAFILGIISYKFKFLDYSGLTAAMTVGTLIFISGGFRWILPLVLFFLLSSILPRLGTLFNLRERTRHPPRTAMQVTANGGIAALAAFVYIFYPHEGLPLIFLGSLAAATSDTWSTEIGSFSRTRPRLITNFKHVSKGTSGGLSLTGTLGGIAGAFALTLSGTLLYPVKAAVYFASAESAAVLLGGVIGNLTDSLLGATVQSKYACVVCGKVTEERNHCGKATTRFAGFKWIDNEMVNLLCSLSGGLSAVLIWGLIK
- a CDS encoding PD-(D/E)XK nuclease family protein gives rise to the protein MPDNSRFVSEEFINGKVVISGPSRTGKSEQVLKHVNALARSGERFYLILPSGDYVQRYKKLIAGSAGGYIGSSVMTLNSLVAVIEEASGRRDYREVPGYMLNHMISEIIEKAADSNQLSYFGEAAKLNSFSLELQKLFSEFLHSRLKPDDLIGLGFEGMLKQKISEIGLIYGDYLNRCRESGDGDFDIRLSNAVDILESNEELFKDVQAVIIDGFYDYTLLQQELFKTLIGRVKNVLLTRLHDDGREKVFKFADRMKSFYEGFKEKPSKLGKWDNSPIALIRENVFEPEIESSGKKQDIPLRIVEESSKRKLVEELARRIKRLIIDENLSPSEIGLIYRKTNEYEGLIRLIFPRFGIPVTIRKGRKLSSYPPVIYLMKLISLNPGNNFGRDVSTVIRSNYSRISLDGQIVDAEAIERVMRASGANDSRALCVQKLENYQKIASADRHLTGTGLKNIRSAISQIKAVFNRISPKTGFNKPEVYRSYINDLIKFSGIETLLEEEVAKGNITNKKIFEEARTLIGEVADNLSGKSLKYSEFIRFLNMAIENKKIHGDEAEPGGVEVMDVMSARWIRFNTVFICGLTEKEFPVEKHSTRIISNRVRKIIDDKLFTMLEKNTESIQDEERLLYYIALSRADEQVFLCYPTVDSEGRELPRSIFVGETERVYDSLTDGEELALESGGVRKFHDSSFPSVSDDEILRALTSVGKSEWNNLGDVAVEKSKVQVLENMFEATRRQAVRSPSYSGIIEDSQALKLLAGIQSEKDRWSATELERYGKCPFFYLVEQIWKLGKVDELEEDVSPLDRGSFYHEVLKRYYTLAIKGELSDDIEEKKITMSELISEIAGEKELEQPGIAPILWELEVKEAMNALLSFLEKEDSQQPSAMSPLAVELSFGMNVKNEDSEYSTDAVLQLEDEEFPVNLRGRIDRIDANADKSEFSIIDYKSGSSIPNREKILNGIALQLPLYVEAVRKLILNRYNSKPLSGQYYGLKNLTQTYIYDSARKDKGISWADAFKVTKEYAGEYVRNINIGKFPVEPKDCKTPCDFVEICRIGSSANPNNSVI